DNA sequence from the Oncorhynchus clarkii lewisi isolate Uvic-CL-2024 chromosome 9, UVic_Ocla_1.0, whole genome shotgun sequence genome:
TCTGGCAGCGAGAAGCTGGGAacgagagaaacacagagaggtaggtattattattttttttataaatatgtaGCTAAAAAAGGAACAAATTCCCTTTAAGATGTATTTTACTAGTATCCAAATGTTTGATGTATAATGAGCAGGAGACTAGTCTGGTGACAGGATTGTACCTCCATAGTTCATCTCCATGCAATGCTCCCGGCCGTTCGTGTTGTCCTTAATAACACCATGGTTATAGTTAGAGGGTTGACCCGGGCCCCAGTTCTGGTAGTTAAACCTGGACCCGTCGCTCCACAGCCAGAGACCCTCCTATGAGAGCACACAGGACGATGCATCACTAGCAGACAgtaaacactatatatacacactgtagtTACTGTCTTTAAAGAGGCAATCTGGGAAttgggtaaaaagctgagggatgggcctggagaaatgtaaccactcagatTCCTAGACAGAGTTATGGATACCAGGACTGACCATCTATGAGATAAGCATGATGTAACCATGGCTTGAAGCTAGACAGTGTTTGTAATATTAGGTAACAAGCTTTGAAAACAAACGGATCTGTGGGTAAAACCAGGCCTTTATAGGTTCTATTCATAAAGAATCAATGCATCCTATATGTTAAGCATCCCACAGACCCTAGGTTAACTTCAATAGGGTAGagggcagcattcagaatttgTGGGTTAAGGTTCTGTAGTCAATGCATCCTATATGTTTCCAGGAGTGTTGAACAGACGATGCTTCTGACCTTGATGGCGTCGTTGGCTCCTATCCAGGTACGCTGGACTTTCCTGGTACTCTTCCTGATGACAGACTGAAGGAAACGATACTGGGGAAGGCTGTGCACTGACGCCAGGTTACCTCCCAAGCGCAAACATTtcctctggagagagacagaggggagaaagagagaaagagagagagagagagagggagagaagaagtgagagagagagagacagagagaggggacagagagagagagagacacacagagagacacagagagacacagagagacagagagacacacagagagaggggagaggtacacagagagaggggagagagagagagagacacagagagacacagagagacacagagagaggggagagagaaacagaggtagAATATAAAGATAAATAGAAGGAATAGCACGTCATGATATAGTTTCTCAACCCTGTTgaacacagattaaacctacaGAGTCAACTGCAACCCTGTATGACCCCCAGACAGGGATGGAAATAGCATCCCCTCTAGCCAACTATAGTGCTTTTCAGACCAGGCTTCTAGAAAATGGTTCCAACTAGCATAAGATGCAGGTCAATTATTGTTTTTCCATTATCCCATGGCACATTTTGGATCCTGGCTAGTAGAAATTGCTGTCTTCTAACCCGGCTGGCCAGTTTCCAAAATCCTTCAATTCCATCACTGCTACCAGATTCTAACCTGCTGATCTCTCATTAAACCACCGATACTTAACATCATGCACACAGATCATCTCAATTATGTACAGCAGACATCCAGGTACCTCTGCCTCTGGCCATGTGGTCATGAAGGGGACGTAGTGATAGCAGTGTGTCTTATATCTGGGCCAGCCGTTTGGGCAGACTCTGCGATGCCACTctgtaagggggagagagatcaTATTAAATTAAATTATGAAATGGTTTGTTCCCACCAGACAATCTGATCCGTCAACAGTGCGTTCCAGCTGTGACGTTGCTGAGCAACACACCGCGGCTAACCGTGTGTTGTGGAAAAATAACCGATTCACTTTGAAATGTAACTTTTCGGGCAacatgaccaaattcacatagaaatgtgagtcaTAGATCTgtaattctcattgaaagccagtctaagaagcggtagatctatGTGCGCTATCCGTTATAACATTTtgtgtttgtgtcttttacttttggtttttacaccagcttcaaacagctaaacaatattttataaataatattttatatctaatattttaatatttgtggttattgaaaatatatttcatagcAGTTTAGAttagtacaatgattctctacacgcTTGTTTTCTAACATAAACTGTCATTTCATTTAACTGCAGTTTGCatattgtttatatatatatttatatttatttaggtTGTAATATGTTTCTATACATaatatgtttctatgtttttatACATAATATGTTTCTCACCTTTCCGGGGAGGAATGTTTTCTTCTGAGTCAGACCAATGTTTCGGAGGAGAAATGTGTTCCTTTGAATCAGACCGATTTTTCGGAGGAGGAATGTGTTCCTCTGAATCAGACCGATCTTTCGGAGGAGGAATGTGTTCCTCCGAGTCAGAATAATCTGTCGGAGGAGGAATGTGTTCCTCCGAAGGAGAACTGTTTTCCTCTGAGTCGTACGGATCTTTCGGAGGAGGAATGATTTCCTCCGAGTCACAGTGATTATGCCGATCCCCTACAacaaaagagagacaaagagaaagggaATATTGAGACACGTGCTTGTTAAAAGTCTTGGGGATTTATTCAATCAGCATTACAGATTCCATGCTAGAAATGAAAAGGTACAGGTCAACAAAACCTTCGGTCAGAATACCTCTGCTACCCCTTGCATCTCCCAGAGCAAAGACAGCGCTGAGAAGCAGAAGAGTGGTCAACATCGCCATGGTGAttgtctcctgagagagagagagagagagagagagacagagagagagacagagagagagacagagagagagacagagagagagagagagagagagagagagagagagagagagagagagagagagagagagagacagatagacacagagagatagacagagagagagacagagagagagacagagagagagagagagacagagagagagagagagagagagggacaaagagagagagacagagagacagagatagggacaaagagagagagacagagagagggacaaagagagaagcTGTCAAGACAAATTCAGTGAGTACTTCAGAGTGTAGGGGAGTGCAGTGTTTCAAAGACCTCTCAAAGTACATCCAGccattctacctggaaccaaaagggttctacctggaaccatccAGCcaatctacctggaaccaaaaaggttctacctggaaccatccagccattctacctggaaccaaaagggttctacctggaaccatccagccattctacctggaaccaaaggggttctacctggaaccatccagccattctacctggaaccatccagccattctacctggaaccaaaagggttctacctggaaccaaaaatggatCTTCAAAGGGatgtcctatggggacagctgaagaacccttttggaacctccCGCCGTTCCACAGATGTATTCCAGTACGATCATCAGAGCAGATTCAACTAATGAACGGCTTGGTGATTTAATTGACGAGGCAGCGTTTTCCAAACtctgtcctggggaccccaatctGTGAGTACATATTCATATGTACTAGGCTAATCTACTGTAATTAGTATTCCTTGAATTCCTTAGCACAGCAGTTCCTAAACTCGGTCCAAAACGTTCACCCATTTGTGTCCCTAGTACAGagtttccctatgtagtgcactacttttgaccagagctacaTATAACCAGGgcccttgtctaaagtagtgctctacaaaGGGAAAATGGTTCTATTTGGGATGCACTCAAGTACAGTATTGAATGGACAGAAAATCTCACCTTCTGAAGTCTTTAGTTGTAGCTTCACTTCTTCAGAGATCTTCAAAGGTTTTCactattttctctctgtctgtcctgcctgtaAGTTGACTtctagtctccctctctctgtctgtcctgcctgtaAGTTGacttctagtctctctctctctgtcctgcctgtgagTTGacttctagtctctctctctctctgtctctctctctctctctctgtcctgcctgtgagTTGagttctagtctctctctctctctgtctgtcctgcctgTGAGTTGacttctagtctctctctctctctctctctctctctctctctcctgcctgtgAGTTGagttctagtctctctctctctctgtctgtcctgcctgTGAGTTGacttctagtctctctctctctctctctctgtctgtcctgcctcTGAGTTGagttcttcctctccctcctctcctttttaAGGACCCATCCAGTCAGACCCCTCCCTCtatttttctatctctctctatcatccttTAAGTTGAAATGGAATTTAAAttaacttcctgaattgactgtgTACCGGGAATATTTAAAATGAATAAAGTGCATAATAATTTTAGAGATTAAAACAATATTCATCATATTTAATCGTAATACACACGATTTCCACTGTTCTGTTTGTGACATttgggttgatggtcactagaaTTGAATCAGAATGTTATGGGTTAAACTCCAATCCGTTGATAGTGATTGACGCCAGACTGGAGGAACAAGGACAGAGGACCCTGATATCTACTGTAGTCTCTGAACACTGTGATTCTGTAGCGGCAAATTAAGTCACTGAGGTTCAGAGAAACAAGCTTGTTTGGGCCTACTGACTCAGGTTCAGAGAAACAAGCTTGTTTGGGCCTACTGCCTCAGGTTTAGAGAAACAAGCTTGTTTGGGCCCTACTGCCTAATGTTTAGAGAAACAAGCTTGTTTGGGCCCTACTGCCTAATGTTCAGAGAAACAAGCTTGTTTGGGCCTACTGCCTCAGGTTCAGAGAAACAAGCTTGTTTGGGCCTACTGCCTGAGCTTCAGAGAAACAAGCTTGTTTGGGCCTACTGCCTCAGGTTCAGAGAAACAAGCTTGTTTGGGCCCTACTGCCTGAGCTTCAGAGAAACAAGCTTGTTTGGGCCTACTGCCTAATGTTCAGAGAAACAGGCTTGTTTGGGCCTACTGACTCAGGTTCAGAGAAACAAGCTTGTTTGGGCCTACTGACTCAGGTTCAGAGAAACAAGCTTGTTTGGCCTACTGCCTCAGGTTCAGAGAAACAAGCTTGTTTGGGCCTACTACCTCAGGTTCAGAGAAACAAGCTTGTTTGGGCCTACTGCCTCAGGTTCAGAGAAACAAGCTTGTTTGGGCCTACTGCCTCAGGTTCAGAGAAACAAGCTTGTTTGGCCTACTGCCTCAGGTTTAGAAAAACAAGCTTGTTTGAGCCCTACTGCCTGAGCTTCAGAGAAACATCCCTCCTCTATAATTCTATAGCCTACAAGATACCAGATATTGTAAGGTTAATAACACTACCAAAGTTGTCTTTGAAGTCTAAACATGGAGCCCAATATAACAAGTAGGAATTAACCCCTTACTTTGACAACTTGTGGTCACACAGTAGATAGCATCTGTCACTTCCCATTAGAAACTTCTTCTATGGAACAACATCATTTtctatataatgtaatataattcTTCCTCGTGCGTTATGAATTGATCATGCTGCAGTATTTTATTTGTCCCAAGTTAGCTCACAGATTTGACCGTTTTCTAAAGGAAAGTTTagcccattttgaatgttatcgtttttgtgcatctctgagcgaTGTTCTATCTTTCCCAGGGGGTCATTTgatgttttccttttgtagttgCAGCCTGGTCTCAGTGACTAGACGTAACATACAGTAAATAGAACACTAGGCCCATAACCAAAGGAGAGTGGTTAGTTGTAGTGGATGGTTGGGGCGTATAACGCAAATGTCTAACAACCCAACTGTTGcttgttcaaatctcatcatggacaattttagctaattagctactaaccctaaccctaaccctttgttTCTACTTTACAACtaattagcatgttagctaacccttcccccaaccctaaccttaatgttagctaacccttcccccaaccctaaccttaatgttagctaacccttcccccaaccctaaccttaatgttagctaacccttcccccaaccctaaccttaatgt
Encoded proteins:
- the LOC139415792 gene encoding galactose-specific lectin nattectin-like isoform X1, yielding MAMLTTLLLLSAVFALGDARGSRGDRHNHCDSEEIIPPPKDPYDSEENSSPSEEHIPPPTDYSDSEEHIPPPKDRSDSEEHIPPPKNRSDSKEHISPPKHWSDSEENIPPRKEWHRRVCPNGWPRYKTHCYHYVPFMTTWPEAERKCLRLGGNLASVHSLPQYRFLQSVIRKSTRKVQRTWIGANDAIKEGLWLWSDGSRFNYQNWGPGQPSNYNHGVIKDNTNGREHCMEMNYGASRCQNDAPCWFTFPFLCSRKL
- the LOC139415792 gene encoding galactose-specific lectin nattectin-like isoform X2 — its product is MAMLTTLLLLSAVFALGDARGSRGDRHNHCDSEEIIPPPKDPYDSEENSSPSEEHIPPPTDYSDSEEHIPPPKDRSDSEEHIPPPKNRSDSKEHISPPKHWSDSEENIPPRKEWHRRVCPNGWPRYKTHCYHYVPFMTTWPEAERKCLRLGGNLASVHSLPQYRFLQSVIRKSTRKVQRTWIGANDAIKEGLWLWSDGSRFNYQNWGPGQPSNYNHGVIKDNTNGREHCMEMNYGASRGQNDAPCWYKRPFLCSRKL